In Streptococcus dysgalactiae subsp. dysgalactiae, the following are encoded in one genomic region:
- a CDS encoding serum opacification factor: protein MTNCKYKLRKLSIGLVSVGTMFMAAPVMGEDASQSTASRETPSASSTTTSSTTQSEESQDSKETEVPVTKALEVAEPTTAPKEASPAPLKAEAANPSGQAAAPTNTGQTGSPEQALSRTKRSAEEAQKTMEVEKIQVDKEKSEVTVSDGTGKEKLIKNRDDKQRDIFDVKRDVVVDPDGKTLNVTLTVTPKEIDKGAEVIVLLDTSQKMTDTDFNTAKEKITKLVTTLTAKNLSQDDSTPNYNGRNSVRLIDFYRKVGESTDLSGWDEKKIEEKLDEVRKKAQKDYNGWGVDLQGAIHKAREIFNLDKEKNSGKRQHIVLFSQGESTFSYALKKGEKEKLRKVAVEGPVTYSNPLLFWPFYFDTTTKTHNVVEDAKAMIAFLNKFGITQFDNAVDDFANNGNSLLSFFNDTFGIKNPLDYITTADLDTSELKSEKFDYLNQLGEGYNFRTYANREVDSVGFKEVLAKKIKENLKKFQPKQADTWLSSLGLNSIKENIQDWMIDQALDNLFYRRQYQFYNHNLSAQAEAKMAREEGITFYAFDVTKPELFSKREKEFKDKGNSKEYKDYLEKRYEKESKDYEKRNNEFDKYLKEMSEGQKFFEEVENADKFKDILTEVKLTETFTDKVTVEKKSWEDKSNKGKVQHQEAGTTSWFFLLSSSTPESLTWTIDKDALKEAFEKRLPLTLTYKLNVNKEKFKSTPQTRAKRSLETLESSKATEKAISGKVTYKINDKEANGNNKLEDVTLTYSKVTVPIPDIDEEIVIPPTPEKPLVEPMLPSQPSLPEIPMPEDPRESDPQIISNDGLIEFTEDTQSGMSGQNPGSGNETVVEDTQTSQEDIVLGGQGQVIDFTEDSHPGMSGDNSHTDGTVLEEDSKPSQEDEVIIGGQDQVIDFIEDTQSGMSGDNSHTDGTVLEEDSKPSQGDEVIIGGQGQVIDFTEDTQTGMSGAGQVENPTITEETHKPEIIMGGQSDPIDMVEDTLPGMSGSNEATVVEEDTRPKLQFHFDNEEPVPATVPTVSQAPIAQVESKVPHAKAESALPQTGDTNKLETFFTITALTVIGAAGLLGKKRRDNQTD from the coding sequence ATGACTAACTGTAAGTATAAACTACGAAAATTATCTATTGGTCTTGTTTCGGTTGGAACCATGTTTATGGCAGCACCTGTTATGGGAGAGGACGCTTCTCAATCAACTGCTTCCCGTGAGACCCCCTCGGCCTCGTCAACTACCACTTCGTCGACAACACAAAGTGAAGAGAGTCAAGATTCTAAAGAGACGGAAGTTCCTGTTACTAAAGCTCTTGAAGTAGCCGAGCCAACAACAGCCCCTAAAGAGGCTAGCCCCGCTCCACTAAAGGCTGAAGCAGCTAACCCCTCTGGTCAAGCTGCAGCTCCTACTAACACTGGTCAAACGGGCTCTCCAGAGCAAGCTCTTTCACGCACCAAACGTTCAGCGGAAGAAGCTCAAAAAACCATGGAAGTAGAAAAAATCCAGGTTGATAAAGAAAAGTCAGAGGTTACAGTCTCTGATGGAACTGGCAAAGAGAAGCTTATTAAAAATCGTGACGATAAACAACGTGATATTTTTGATGTCAAGAGAGATGTAGTCGTCGATCCGGATGGAAAAACCCTCAATGTTACTTTAACAGTTACCCCTAAAGAGATTGACAAGGGTGCAGAAGTTATTGTTCTCTTAGATACTTCTCAAAAAATGACTGATACCGATTTCAATACTGCAAAAGAAAAAATCACAAAGCTAGTGACGACGCTAACAGCTAAGAATCTCAGCCAGGATGATAGCACTCCAAACTATAATGGGCGAAATTCCGTGCGGTTGATTGACTTTTATAGGAAGGTAGGAGAGTCTACTGATTTATCTGGCTGGGATGAAAAAAAAATCGAGGAAAAACTTGATGAAGTCCGTAAAAAAGCTCAAAAAGACTATAATGGATGGGGCGTAGATCTACAAGGAGCTATCCATAAGGCTCGAGAGATTTTTAATTTAGATAAAGAAAAGAACTCTGGTAAGCGCCAGCATATCGTGCTCTTCTCTCAAGGAGAGTCCACCTTTAGTTATGCTCTAAAAAAAGGAGAGAAAGAAAAATTACGAAAAGTAGCAGTTGAAGGACCAGTCACTTACAGTAATCCTCTTCTATTTTGGCCTTTTTACTTTGATACCACAACTAAAACGCATAATGTGGTTGAAGATGCAAAAGCAATGATCGCATTTTTAAATAAATTCGGTATTACTCAATTTGACAATGCTGTTGATGATTTTGCCAATAATGGAAATAGTCTACTTTCGTTTTTTAATGATACTTTTGGTATAAAAAATCCACTAGATTATATTACGACGGCAGATTTAGATACTAGTGAGTTGAAATCAGAAAAGTTTGACTATTTGAATCAATTGGGTGAAGGTTATAATTTCAGAACATATGCCAATAGAGAGGTTGATAGCGTAGGTTTTAAAGAGGTTTTAGCAAAAAAAATTAAGGAAAACCTAAAGAAGTTCCAACCTAAACAAGCAGATACCTGGTTAAGTTCTTTGGGATTGAATAGTATCAAAGAAAACATCCAAGATTGGATGATTGATCAAGCGCTTGATAATCTCTTTTATCGTCGCCAGTACCAATTTTATAACCACAATCTCTCTGCCCAAGCAGAAGCTAAAATGGCTAGAGAAGAAGGGATTACTTTTTATGCATTTGATGTCACAAAGCCAGAGCTTTTTTCAAAGAGGGAAAAAGAATTTAAGGATAAAGGAAATAGTAAAGAATATAAAGATTATTTAGAGAAAAGATATGAAAAAGAAAGTAAAGATTATGAAAAAAGAAATAATGAATTTGACAAATATCTGAAAGAAATGTCTGAAGGACAGAAATTCTTTGAAGAAGTTGAGAATGCTGATAAATTTAAAGATATCCTAACAGAGGTGAAATTGACTGAAACCTTTACTGATAAGGTAACCGTTGAAAAAAAATCATGGGAAGATAAAAGCAATAAAGGGAAAGTTCAGCATCAGGAAGCAGGTACTACAAGCTGGTTCTTCTTGTTATCATCTTCTACTCCAGAAAGTCTAACTTGGACAATCGATAAAGATGCACTTAAAGAAGCCTTCGAGAAAAGGTTACCATTGACCTTAACTTATAAGTTAAATGTTAATAAAGAAAAGTTCAAGTCAACGCCTCAAACAAGAGCAAAACGTTCTCTAGAAACACTGGAGAGCAGTAAAGCAACTGAAAAGGCGATATCTGGCAAGGTCACTTACAAGATTAATGATAAAGAAGCTAATGGCAATAATAAGTTAGAAGATGTGACATTGACTTATAGCAAAGTAACAGTTCCTATTCCAGATATTGATGAGGAAATAGTGATTCCGCCAACACCGGAAAAACCTCTTGTAGAACCCATGTTGCCTTCACAACCATCTCTTCCAGAAATACCAATGCCAGAAGATCCAAGAGAGAGCGATCCTCAAATTATTAGTAACGATGGACTTATTGAGTTTACAGAAGATACTCAATCAGGTATGTCTGGTCAAAATCCTGGTTCTGGAAATGAAACAGTTGTTGAAGACACTCAAACAAGTCAAGAGGATATTGTACTTGGTGGTCAAGGTCAGGTGATTGACTTTACAGAAGATAGTCACCCAGGTATGTCTGGGGATAATAGCCATACAGATGGGACAGTGCTTGAAGAAGACTCTAAACCAAGTCAAGAGGATGAGGTGATAATCGGCGGTCAAGATCAAGTGATTGATTTTATAGAAGATACTCAATCTGGTATGTCTGGGGATAATAGCCATACAGATGGGACAGTGCTTGAAGAAGACTCTAAACCAAGTCAAGGGGATGAGGTGATAATCGGCGGTCAAGGTCAAGTGATTGACTTTACAGAAGATACCCAAACCGGTATGTCTGGGGCTGGACAAGTAGAAAATCCAACAATCACCGAAGAAACCCATAAACCAGAAATTATCATGGGTGGTCAAAGTGACCCTATTGATATGGTTGAGGACACTCTTCCTGGTATGTCTGGCTCTAATGAAGCTACTGTTGTGGAAGAAGACACACGTCCTAAACTTCAATTCCATTTTGATAATGAAGAGCCCGTTCCTGCAACGGTTCCAACCGTTTCTCAAGCTCCTATTGCTCAGGTAGAAAGTAAAGTGCCTCATGCCAAAGCAGAGAGTGCGTTACCTCAAACTGGAGATACAAATAAACTAGAAACATTCTTTACCATTACAGCACTAACTGTTATTGGAGCGGCAGGATTACTAGGCAAAAAACGTCGTGATAATCAAACTGATTAA
- the mutS gene encoding DNA mismatch repair protein MutS yields the protein MAKANISPGMQQYLDIKKDYPDAFLLFRMGDFYELFYDDAVKAAQLLEIGLTSRNKNAENPIPMAGVPHHSAQQYIDVLIELGYKVAIAEQMEDPKQAVGVVKREVVQVITPGTVVDSAKPDSANNFLVAVDFDGFRYGLAYMDVSTGEFCVTDLADFTSVRSEIQNLKAKEVLLGFDLSEEEQMILVKQMNLLLSYEETVYEDKSLIDGQLTTVELTAAGKLLQYVHKTQMRELSHLQALVHYEIKDYLQMSYATKSSLDLVENARTNKKHGSLYWLLDETKTAMGMRLLRSWIDRPLVSKEAILERQEIIQVFLNAFIERTDLSNSLKGVYDIERLSSRVSFGKANPKDLLQLGHTLAQVPYIKAILESFSSPYIDKLVNDIDSLPELEYLIRTAIDPDAPATISEGSIIRNGFDERLDHYRKVMREGTGWIADIEAKERQASGINNLKIDYNKKDGYYFHVTNSNLSLVPEHFFRKATLKNSERYGTAELAKIEGQMLEAREESASLEYDIFMRIRTQVETYINRLQKLAKTLATIDVLQSLAVVAETNHYSRPSFNDDHVITIQEGRHAVVEKVMGVKEYIPNSISFDQETSIQLITGPNMSGKSTYMRQLALTVIMAQMGSFVAADYVNLPLFDAIFTRIGAADDLISGQSTFMVEMMEANQAIKRASENSLILFDELGRGTATYDGMALAQAIIEHIHDRIGAKTMFATHYHELTELSTKLTRLINVHVETLEKGGDVTFLHKIAQGPADKSYGIHVAKIAGLPESLLNRADTVLTRFEAQSPSTDLISDSLRVEQTNIAHKEQLSLFADEDRFQEIIRTLEAIDVMNMTPMQAMTALYELKNLL from the coding sequence ATGGCAAAAGCTAACATTTCTCCTGGGATGCAACAGTATCTGGACATCAAAAAAGATTATCCAGATGCTTTTTTGCTTTTCAGGATGGGTGACTTTTATGAATTATTTTATGATGATGCTGTCAAGGCAGCGCAACTTTTAGAGATTGGTTTGACCAGTCGCAACAAGAATGCGGAAAATCCAATTCCAATGGCAGGAGTGCCACATCATTCTGCCCAGCAATACATTGATGTGTTAATTGAGTTGGGTTACAAGGTAGCTATCGCAGAACAGATGGAGGACCCCAAACAAGCTGTTGGAGTGGTGAAGCGTGAAGTTGTTCAAGTCATAACTCCTGGAACGGTTGTGGATTCAGCTAAGCCAGATAGCGCCAATAACTTTTTGGTAGCTGTTGACTTTGATGGTTTTCGTTATGGATTGGCTTATATGGATGTGTCCACAGGTGAATTTTGCGTGACAGATTTAGCGGACTTTACGAGTGTTCGTAGCGAAATCCAAAACCTCAAGGCAAAAGAAGTCTTACTAGGTTTTGATTTATCTGAAGAAGAACAGATGATTTTGGTCAAGCAGATGAATTTGCTGCTTTCTTATGAGGAAACGGTCTATGAAGATAAATCTTTAATTGACGGCCAATTGACAACGGTAGAATTAACAGCGGCAGGAAAACTCTTGCAATATGTTCACAAAACACAAATGCGAGAACTTAGTCACTTGCAAGCCTTGGTTCACTATGAAATCAAGGATTATTTGCAGATGTCGTATGCCACTAAGTCAAGTTTAGATTTGGTAGAGAATGCTAGAACGAATAAAAAACATGGGAGTCTCTATTGGCTTTTAGATGAAACCAAGACAGCTATGGGGATGAGGCTTTTGCGCTCATGGATTGATCGACCTTTGGTCTCTAAAGAAGCGATTTTAGAGCGTCAAGAAATTATTCAAGTTTTTCTGAATGCTTTTATTGAGCGAACAGATTTAAGCAATAGCTTAAAAGGTGTTTACGATATCGAACGCTTATCTAGTCGCGTGTCTTTTGGAAAGGCAAATCCGAAAGATTTACTTCAATTGGGGCATACTTTAGCCCAAGTACCCTATATCAAAGCTATTTTAGAGTCTTTTAGCAGCCCTTATATTGACAAACTTGTCAATGATATTGACAGTTTACCTGAGTTGGAATACTTGATTAGAACAGCCATTGATCCAGATGCACCAGCAACTATTAGTGAGGGAAGTATTATCCGCAATGGTTTTGATGAGCGCTTGGACCATTATCGTAAAGTAATGCGAGAGGGGACAGGCTGGATTGCGGATATTGAGGCCAAAGAGCGTCAAGCCAGCGGCATTAATAACCTAAAAATTGATTACAATAAAAAAGATGGTTATTATTTTCACGTTACGAATTCAAATCTTAGCTTAGTACCTGAGCATTTTTTCAGAAAGGCAACTTTAAAAAATTCCGAACGTTATGGTACGGCAGAATTGGCTAAGATTGAAGGTCAGATGTTAGAGGCTAGGGAAGAATCAGCTAGTTTAGAATACGATATTTTTATGCGTATTCGAACTCAAGTTGAAACCTATATTAATCGTTTGCAGAAGCTTGCCAAAACCTTGGCAACGATTGATGTCTTGCAAAGTTTAGCAGTTGTTGCTGAGACAAACCATTACAGTCGGCCTAGTTTCAATGATGATCATGTGATTACAATTCAAGAAGGTCGTCACGCGGTTGTTGAAAAGGTTATGGGAGTGAAGGAATACATTCCAAATAGTATCTCTTTTGACCAAGAGACAAGCATTCAATTGATTACAGGTCCAAATATGAGTGGTAAGTCGACTTATATGAGACAACTAGCCTTAACGGTTATCATGGCCCAGATGGGCTCGTTTGTGGCTGCTGATTATGTGAATTTGCCTTTATTTGATGCTATTTTCACGCGAATTGGTGCTGCTGATGATTTGATTTCCGGTCAATCCACTTTCATGGTAGAGATGATGGAAGCTAATCAAGCGATCAAACGTGCTAGTGAAAATTCTCTCATTTTATTTGATGAATTGGGACGAGGTACAGCGACGTATGATGGTATGGCATTGGCTCAGGCAATTATCGAACACATTCATGATAGGATCGGTGCAAAAACCATGTTTGCAACGCATTACCACGAATTGACAGAGTTGTCAACGAAGTTGACAAGATTGATCAATGTCCATGTGGAAACACTTGAAAAAGGTGGTGATGTTACCTTTCTTCATAAGATTGCCCAAGGACCTGCGGATAAATCTTATGGTATTCATGTAGCTAAAATAGCAGGTCTGCCAGAGTCTCTATTAAATAGAGCAGACACAGTTCTTACACGATTTGAAGCACAGTCACCATCAACTGACCTCATATCGGATTCTCTAAGAGTTGAGCAAACTAATATAGCTCATAAGGAACAATTATCACTTTTTGCTGATGAGGACAGGTTTCAAGAAATTATACGAACTTTAGAAGCTATTGATGTCATGAACATGACTCCAATGCAAGCTATGACGGCGTTATATGAATTGAAAAACTTATTATAG
- a CDS encoding YlbF family regulator, whose product MTSYQNALKDLIVAINAHPSIIAYKEAKQQLSQLDQFEDQAYQMKRYQQEAELFQKIAKNQAAAVSSNKAKELEHHLNHQPVIDDYREKMQDASDLIQYITKRIEEQLNEELTNGKS is encoded by the coding sequence ATGACAAGCTATCAAAATGCCTTGAAGGATTTAATCGTGGCTATCAATGCCCACCCTAGCATCATTGCCTATAAAGAAGCCAAACAACAGTTATCTCAGCTTGATCAGTTTGAAGACCAAGCTTACCAGATGAAACGTTATCAGCAAGAGGCGGAGCTATTCCAAAAGATAGCGAAAAATCAAGCTGCCGCTGTGTCTTCAAACAAGGCCAAAGAATTAGAACATCATCTCAACCACCAACCAGTAATTGATGATTATCGTGAGAAAATGCAAGATGCAAGTGATTTGATTCAATACATTACCAAACGTATAGAAGAACAGTTAAACGAGGAGCTAACGAATGGCAAAAGCTAA
- the argR gene encoding arginine repressor, which translates to MNKIERQHQIKQIIQAEHIGTQEDIKKALQKEGIVVTQATLSRDLREIGLLKLRDEQGKLYYSLSEPVATPFSPEVRFYVLSVDRAGFMLVLHTNLGEADVLANLIDNDDIEDILGTIAGADTLLVICRDEEIAKRFEKELAAGL; encoded by the coding sequence ATGAATAAAATAGAGCGACAACATCAAATTAAACAAATCATTCAAGCGGAGCATATTGGTACACAAGAAGATATTAAGAAAGCCCTTCAAAAAGAAGGTATTGTCGTCACTCAAGCCACCTTATCGCGTGATTTGAGGGAAATTGGTCTCTTGAAATTAAGGGATGAGCAAGGCAAACTCTATTATAGTTTGTCTGAACCTGTTGCGACCCCCTTTAGCCCTGAGGTGCGTTTTTATGTGTTATCAGTTGATCGCGCTGGTTTTATGCTTGTTCTCCACACTAACTTAGGAGAGGCTGATGTGTTGGCTAATCTGATTGACAATGACGACATTGAAGATATCTTAGGAACTATTGCAGGAGCAGATACTTTATTGGTGATTTGTCGTGATGAAGAGATTGCCAAGCGTTTTGAAAAAGAGTTGGCAGCTGGCCTATGA
- the argS gene encoding arginine--tRNA ligase, whose amino-acid sequence MDTKTLIASEIAKVVPELEQDAIFNLLETPKNSDMGDLAFPAFSLAKVLRKAPQMIAGELAEQIDASQFEKVVAVGPYINFFLDKAKISSQVLEQVITAGSDYAQQDEGQGRNVAIDMSSPNIAKPFSIGHLRSTVIGDSLANIFAKMGYQPVKINHLGDWGKQFGMLIVAYKKWGDEAAVQAHPIDELLKLYIRINAEAETDPTVDGEAREWFRKLEDSDKEATELWQWFRDESLLEFNRLYDQLNVTFDSYNGEAFYNDKMDEVLELLETKNLLVESKGAQVVNLEKYGIEHPALIKKSDGATLYITRDLAAALYRKRTYDFAKSVYVVGNEQAAHFKQLKAVLKEMGYDWSDDMTHVAFGLVTKGGAKLSTRKGNVILLEPTVAEAINRAASQIEAKNPNLADKEAVAHAVGVGAIKFYDLKTDRMNGYDFDLEAMVSFEGETGPYVQYAHARIQSILRKADFTPSATTTYSLADAESWEIIKLIQDFPRIIKRTSDNFEPSIMAKFAINLAQSFNKYYAHTRILDDNSERDSRLALCYATATVLKEALRLLGVEAPNEM is encoded by the coding sequence ATGGATACTAAAACTCTAATCGCAAGTGAAATAGCCAAAGTTGTTCCAGAGTTAGAACAAGATGCTATTTTTAACTTGCTTGAAACCCCAAAAAATTCTGACATGGGAGACCTTGCCTTTCCAGCCTTTAGTTTAGCAAAAGTCCTTCGCAAAGCCCCTCAAATGATCGCAGGCGAATTAGCTGAACAAATCGATGCAAGCCAATTTGAAAAAGTCGTAGCTGTCGGCCCTTACATCAACTTTTTCCTTGATAAAGCTAAGATTTCCTCACAGGTTCTTGAACAAGTGATTACAGCAGGTTCAGACTATGCTCAGCAAGACGAGGGTCAAGGCCGAAATGTTGCTATTGACATGTCAAGCCCAAACATTGCTAAACCATTTTCAATCGGTCACCTCCGCTCAACTGTTATTGGTGATAGCCTTGCTAATATCTTTGCTAAAATGGGTTATCAACCTGTAAAAATCAATCACCTTGGTGACTGGGGTAAACAATTTGGTATGCTAATTGTTGCCTACAAAAAATGGGGAGATGAAGCTGCTGTCCAAGCACATCCAATCGATGAACTCTTAAAACTTTACATTCGTATCAATGCTGAAGCTGAAACTGATCCCACCGTTGATGGAGAAGCTCGTGAATGGTTCCGTAAGTTGGAAGATAGCGACAAAGAAGCTACTGAATTATGGCAATGGTTCCGTGACGAGAGTTTGCTTGAGTTTAACCGTCTCTATGACCAGCTTAATGTAACCTTCGATAGTTACAATGGTGAAGCCTTCTATAATGATAAAATGGATGAGGTTCTTGAGCTATTAGAAACGAAAAACCTTCTTGTAGAATCTAAAGGTGCCCAAGTTGTTAATCTTGAAAAATATGGCATTGAACATCCTGCCTTGATTAAAAAATCAGATGGCGCTACTCTTTACATTACCCGTGACCTAGCTGCCGCACTTTACCGTAAACGCACTTATGACTTTGCTAAATCCGTTTATGTTGTTGGTAATGAGCAAGCTGCTCACTTCAAACAATTAAAAGCAGTGCTAAAAGAAATGGGTTACGATTGGTCAGATGATATGACACACGTTGCTTTTGGACTTGTCACAAAAGGCGGTGCTAAATTATCAACACGTAAAGGTAATGTTATCCTTCTTGAACCTACGGTTGCTGAAGCCATTAACCGTGCAGCTTCTCAAATTGAAGCGAAAAATCCAAACCTTGCTGACAAAGAAGCCGTTGCCCATGCCGTTGGTGTTGGTGCCATCAAGTTTTACGATCTCAAAACAGATCGTATGAATGGGTATGACTTTGACCTTGAAGCCATGGTTTCCTTTGAAGGAGAAACTGGACCTTACGTTCAATATGCTCATGCTCGTATCCAATCTATTCTACGTAAAGCTGACTTTACGCCATCTGCAACCACCACTTACAGTTTAGCTGATGCTGAAAGCTGGGAAATTATCAAACTTATCCAAGATTTCCCACGCATTATCAAGCGAACATCAGATAACTTTGAGCCTTCTATTATGGCTAAATTTGCTATTAACTTAGCCCAAAGCTTTAACAAATATTATGCTCACACTCGCATCCTCGATGACAACTCAGAACGTGATAGTCGCTTAGCCCTCTGCTATGCTACTGCCACTGTGCTTAAAGAAGCACTTCGTTTACTCGGTGTAGAAGCACCAAATGAAATGTAA
- a CDS encoding ATP-binding cassette domain-containing protein, with protein MEILTLSHYQLEVGGNLLLSINQLHLHQGDKVFLIGDNGSGKTSFLQTLIGERRSYQGQLSLHSDVAYLPQLQAAQNQSGGEKVMASLKALFQKNASLLILDEPSSHLDKANQKWLIHQLKRYRGTLLVVSHDRYLMNQIAQQIWAIEKQNIKVYQGNYDAYRQAKELEMQKQAIEKADYQRQVTKLTKQIQAKKERANQMVKPKKNISRSDWKVNAFAGSYDSQAKRIAKSAKAMENRLAKLTPNRQESKEIWAKLKFNPQEKKIPHTLIHLREGNLSRNKQILFTYPDIAIRADSKLAIIGRNKAGKSTFLESLANQDLPGFYSDHLKLTFFKQDQVQLDSQLTAFEFVQGQSNQDSRLILNYLAMMGIPYQKAHQKIASLSGGERVRLALVGAMLGDHQLLILDEPTNYLDLVAMEALERCLKQYPYPFVLVSHDQQFISSVVNRCYVIRDGQLEQIDKDHF; from the coding sequence ATGGAAATACTAACATTGTCTCATTACCAATTAGAAGTGGGAGGAAATCTTCTCTTATCGATTAACCAATTACACCTTCATCAAGGGGATAAGGTTTTTCTAATAGGTGACAATGGTTCTGGGAAAACGAGCTTTTTGCAAACCCTTATAGGAGAAAGGCGATCTTATCAGGGTCAACTTAGTTTACATAGTGACGTTGCTTACTTACCTCAACTACAAGCAGCTCAAAACCAATCTGGTGGAGAGAAGGTGATGGCTTCATTAAAGGCACTTTTTCAAAAGAATGCTTCTTTACTCATTTTGGATGAACCTAGTTCACACTTAGATAAGGCTAATCAGAAGTGGTTGATTCATCAACTCAAACGGTATCGTGGCACTCTTTTAGTGGTAAGCCATGACCGCTATTTGATGAACCAGATAGCTCAACAAATATGGGCCATTGAAAAACAGAATATAAAGGTTTATCAAGGAAATTATGATGCCTATAGACAAGCCAAAGAACTAGAAATGCAAAAACAAGCTATTGAAAAGGCTGACTATCAGCGTCAGGTGACTAAGCTAACAAAGCAAATTCAAGCGAAAAAAGAACGTGCCAACCAAATGGTAAAGCCTAAAAAAAACATCTCACGTTCAGATTGGAAAGTGAATGCTTTTGCAGGTAGTTATGATTCTCAGGCTAAGCGGATAGCCAAGTCAGCAAAGGCGATGGAAAATCGTTTAGCCAAACTTACACCTAATAGACAGGAAAGCAAAGAGATTTGGGCTAAATTGAAATTCAATCCTCAGGAGAAGAAAATCCCTCACACCCTTATCCATCTAAGGGAGGGGAACTTATCTCGGAATAAGCAGATTTTGTTTACGTATCCAGACATCGCTATTAGAGCTGACAGTAAATTAGCTATTATTGGTAGAAATAAGGCTGGGAAGTCAACGTTTTTAGAGTCTCTGGCCAATCAGGACTTACCGGGATTTTATAGTGACCACCTTAAACTAACTTTTTTTAAGCAAGATCAGGTGCAATTAGATAGTCAATTAACTGCTTTTGAGTTTGTACAAGGACAGTCTAATCAAGACAGCAGACTTATTCTCAATTATCTAGCTATGATGGGGATTCCTTATCAAAAAGCACACCAAAAGATAGCTAGTCTATCTGGAGGTGAAAGGGTTCGGTTGGCTTTAGTAGGTGCTATGCTTGGTGATCACCAGTTGCTGATTCTGGATGAACCAACGAACTATTTGGACCTTGTTGCCATGGAGGCGCTGGAAAGGTGTTTAAAACAGTACCCTTATCCTTTTGTTCTAGTGTCACATGATCAGCAGTTTATATCATCTGTGGTCAATCGCTGTTATGTTATTAGGGACGGGCAGTTAGAGCAGATTGATAAAGACCACTTTTGA
- a CDS encoding YitT family protein yields the protein MIRHDKLTKLIELLLIALGVAIYTFGFVNFNMANALAEGGVAGITLILHAHFGINPAYSSLLFNLPLFILGAKIFGKRSLALTIYGTVLMSVFIWMWQKFPMELGLENDMMLVAVVAGLFSGIGSGLVFRYGATTGGTDIIGRIAEEKFGAKLGQTLLLVDALVLTASLTYVDLKHMLYTLVASFVFSQMISVVQNGGYTIRGMIIITKHSEAAAQAILNEINRGVTYLKGQGAYSGNDYNIMYVTLNPTEVREVKRILAELDPDAFISILDVDEVISSDFKIRRKNFDKPIEKALQKKPKLLK from the coding sequence ATGATACGTCACGATAAACTGACTAAACTAATAGAACTGTTGTTAATAGCCCTAGGAGTGGCCATCTACACTTTTGGATTTGTTAATTTTAATATGGCCAATGCCTTAGCTGAGGGTGGTGTGGCAGGAATAACCCTAATTTTACATGCACATTTTGGGATTAACCCCGCTTACTCTTCTCTTTTGTTTAACCTCCCGCTTTTCATTTTAGGAGCAAAAATTTTTGGGAAGCGTTCCTTAGCATTGACTATTTACGGAACAGTTCTGATGTCTGTGTTTATCTGGATGTGGCAAAAGTTTCCCATGGAATTGGGGCTAGAAAATGATATGATGTTAGTAGCTGTCGTGGCAGGACTCTTTTCGGGGATTGGCAGTGGCCTGGTTTTCCGCTATGGTGCAACGACGGGAGGAACAGATATTATCGGACGGATTGCTGAAGAAAAATTTGGCGCTAAATTAGGTCAGACCTTACTGCTAGTTGATGCCCTTGTTTTGACGGCTTCCTTGACCTATGTGGACTTAAAACATATGCTTTACACCTTAGTGGCTAGTTTTGTCTTTAGCCAAATGATTAGTGTTGTCCAAAATGGTGGGTATACTATCCGTGGTATGATCATCATTACCAAGCATTCTGAAGCTGCCGCTCAGGCTATTTTAAATGAAATTAACCGTGGGGTGACTTACTTGAAGGGTCAGGGGGCTTATTCAGGGAATGATTACAATATCATGTATGTGACCCTTAATCCAACAGAAGTCAGAGAAGTGAAACGGATACTAGCAGAATTAGACCCAGATGCTTTCATCTCCATTCTTGATGTGGATGAAGTGATTAGTTCAGATTTTAAAATTCGTCGTAAAAATTTTGATAAGCCTATTGAAAAGGCTTTACAGAAGAAACCTAAGCTGCTAAAATAA